Proteins co-encoded in one Polaromonas vacuolata genomic window:
- a CDS encoding dicarboxylate/amino acid:cation symporter has protein sequence MATATKKPAFYKSLYLQVLFAVVVGILLGHFYPQIGADMKPLGDGFIKLIKMIIAPIIFCTVVVGIAGMEDMKKVGKTGGLALLYFEIVSTLALIIGLVMVNVIKPGVGMNIDPTTLDVKSIAAYTAPGKMQGTVDFLLAIIPTSVVDAFAKGEILQVLLFSILFGFALHKFGGRGTMVFDFIEKTSHVLFDIVGIIMKVAPIGAFGAMAFTIGKYGVGSLISLGMLMATFYGTCLIFVFGVLGVIARVHGFSIWKFVKYIKEELLIVLGTSSSESVLPRMMQKMENLGARKTVVGLVIPTGYSFNLDGTSIYLTMAAVFIAQATNTPMTLIQEITLLAVLLLTSKGAAGITGSGFIVLAATLSAVGTVPVAGLALILGIDRFMSEARALTNLVGNGVATLVVAKWTGDLDTKRMHAGLNNETWIEAQEPEVLLDKKVEHMHVKKSE, from the coding sequence ATGGCGACAGCCACAAAAAAACCCGCATTTTATAAATCTCTGTACCTGCAGGTGCTGTTCGCCGTTGTAGTGGGCATACTCTTAGGTCATTTCTATCCGCAGATTGGTGCGGACATGAAGCCGCTAGGCGATGGTTTCATCAAGCTGATAAAGATGATCATCGCGCCGATTATTTTCTGCACTGTGGTGGTCGGCATTGCGGGCATGGAGGATATGAAGAAGGTCGGCAAGACCGGCGGCTTGGCGCTGCTTTACTTTGAGATCGTCAGCACTTTGGCTTTGATCATTGGTTTGGTCATGGTCAATGTGATCAAGCCCGGCGTTGGCATGAATATTGACCCGACCACACTAGACGTCAAAAGCATTGCCGCTTACACCGCGCCAGGAAAAATGCAAGGCACAGTCGACTTCTTGTTGGCCATTATTCCTACTTCGGTAGTAGATGCGTTTGCCAAGGGCGAGATTTTGCAGGTTTTGCTGTTCTCCATCTTGTTTGGTTTTGCGCTGCACAAATTTGGTGGTCGCGGCACTATGGTGTTTGACTTTATTGAGAAAACTTCTCATGTGTTGTTTGACATTGTCGGCATCATCATGAAGGTCGCTCCTATCGGCGCTTTCGGTGCCATGGCTTTCACGATTGGTAAATACGGCGTCGGCTCACTGATTTCCTTGGGCATGTTGATGGCTACCTTCTACGGTACTTGCTTGATCTTTGTCTTCGGTGTGTTGGGTGTGATTGCCAGGGTGCACGGCTTTAGTATTTGGAAATTTGTCAAATACATCAAAGAAGAATTGCTCATTGTGTTGGGCACTTCGTCGTCTGAGTCGGTACTGCCGCGCATGATGCAGAAGATGGAAAACTTGGGCGCACGCAAGACCGTGGTTGGCTTGGTGATTCCTACTGGTTACTCATTTAACCTCGACGGCACGTCCATCTACCTGACCATGGCTGCGGTGTTTATTGCCCAAGCCACCAACACGCCCATGACACTGATTCAGGAAATCACGTTGCTTGCCGTGTTGTTGCTCACCTCTAAAGGCGCAGCAGGTATTACGGGCAGCGGCTTTATCGTGTTGGCCGCAACCTTGTCAGCTGTTGGTACGGTGCCGGTTGCCGGCCTAGCCTTGATTTTGGGTATTGACCGCTTTATGTCTGAAGCCCGCGCCTTGACCAATTTGGTCGGCAACGGCGTGGCAACACTGGTAGTGGCTAAATGGACGGGCGACTTGGACACCAAACGCATGCATGCGGGTTTGAATAATGAGACTTGGATAGAGGCTCAAGAGCCGGAAGTGTTGCTGGACAAAAAAGTCGAGCATATGCATGTGAAAAAATCTGAGTAA
- a CDS encoding TRAP transporter large permease subunit yields the protein MGLTGSVGPAWVRGFDAVLGRLVEIPVALLVLADIGVLFAGVVSRYWLHSPLLWSDELASIMFLWLAMLGSVVALRRGEHMRMTALVAKAGPQRRALLELVAVAACLSFLLMVAWPAWEYAADERAITTPSLGISNLWRAAALPVGIALMAVFAALRLLRVSNFSQSLQAVVLVTVIALVFWLASPLFADLGRLNLLIFFVGLGGACVFVGIPIAFAFGLATFAYLALSTGTPLPAIVGRMDEGMSHLILLAVPLFVFLGLLIEMTGMARAMIAFLASLLGHVRGGLSYVLIGAMYLVSGISGSKAADMAAIAPALFPEMKKRGAKPGELVALLAATGAQTETVPPSLVLITIGSVTGISIAALFTGGLLPAVVLGLMLCAVVWFRYRHEDLSQVQRSPWPLVGKLFLIALPSLALPFVIRAAVIEGVATATEVSTIGIAYSVIAGLLIYRQFDWRRIYPMLLDTASLSGAILLIIGTATAMAWGLTQSGFSHLLAQTMAGLPGGSAMFMAVSILAFVILGSVLEGIPAIVLFGPLLFPIARALGIHDVHYAMVVVLSMGLGLFAPPLGVGYYAACAIGRVSPDEGIGPIVGYLVALLIGTIVVAFVPWLSIGFL from the coding sequence ATGGGCTTGACTGGGTCGGTCGGTCCGGCTTGGGTAAGGGGCTTCGATGCGGTGCTAGGCCGATTGGTTGAAATACCTGTTGCGTTATTGGTGCTGGCCGACATAGGCGTGCTGTTCGCTGGCGTCGTTTCGCGTTATTGGTTGCATAGTCCGCTGCTGTGGTCGGACGAGTTGGCCTCGATTATGTTTTTGTGGCTGGCCATGCTGGGCTCTGTTGTCGCCTTGCGGCGCGGCGAGCACATGCGCATGACGGCCTTAGTCGCTAAGGCGGGTCCGCAGCGACGCGCGCTGCTGGAACTGGTCGCTGTCGCCGCGTGCCTGTCTTTTCTTTTGATGGTGGCTTGGCCGGCTTGGGAATACGCGGCCGATGAGCGCGCCATCACGACGCCTTCATTGGGGATTTCCAATCTTTGGCGCGCAGCGGCTTTGCCGGTGGGTATTGCACTGATGGCGGTGTTTGCCGCGCTGCGGCTATTGCGTGTGAGTAACTTTTCGCAGTCGCTGCAAGCGGTGGTGTTGGTCACAGTTATTGCTTTGGTCTTTTGGTTGGCCAGTCCTTTGTTTGCCGATTTGGGTCGGCTTAATTTATTGATTTTTTTTGTCGGTTTAGGGGGCGCTTGCGTCTTTGTTGGCATACCGATTGCGTTTGCGTTTGGACTGGCGACTTTTGCTTATTTAGCGCTGAGCACCGGCACACCTTTGCCGGCGATAGTCGGCCGCATGGACGAGGGCATGTCGCATTTGATTTTGCTGGCCGTGCCGCTGTTTGTTTTTCTTGGCCTGTTAATTGAGATGACTGGCATGGCGCGGGCCATGATTGCGTTTCTGGCGAGTTTGCTGGGCCATGTACGCGGCGGCCTATCTTATGTGCTGATAGGTGCGATGTATTTAGTCTCGGGTATTTCGGGCTCTAAAGCGGCTGACATGGCGGCGATTGCGCCGGCGCTTTTTCCGGAGATGAAAAAGCGCGGCGCAAAACCGGGTGAGTTGGTTGCGTTGCTGGCGGCGACTGGCGCGCAGACCGAAACCGTGCCGCCTAGTTTGGTGTTGATCACCATAGGTTCAGTGACCGGCATTTCAATTGCAGCCTTATTCACCGGCGGCTTATTGCCCGCTGTTGTGCTGGGCTTGATGCTTTGCGCGGTGGTTTGGTTTCGTTATCGCCATGAGGATTTAAGTCAAGTGCAGCGCTCGCCTTGGCCGCTGGTGGGCAAGCTTTTTCTGATTGCACTGCCATCACTGGCTTTGCCGTTTGTGATTCGCGCTGCGGTGATAGAAGGCGTGGCGACGGCTACTGAGGTGTCGACGATTGGTATTGCTTACTCTGTGATCGCTGGGTTGTTGATTTATCGGCAGTTTGATTGGCGCCGTATTTATCCCATGTTGTTAGATACGGCTTCGCTCTCGGGTGCAATTTTGCTGATTATTGGGACCGCTACTGCCATGGCCTGGGGTTTGACGCAGTCGGGCTTTTCGCATTTGCTGGCCCAAACCATGGCCGGTTTGCCGGGCGGCAGTGCTATGTTTATGGCCGTGTCTATTTTGGCGTTTGTGATTTTGGGCTCGGTGCTGGAAGGCATTCCCGCCATTGTGTTGTTCGGCCCCTTGCTGTTTCCTATAGCGCGCGCTTTAGGCATTCATGATGTGCATTACGCCATGGTGGTGGTCTTGTCAATGGGTCTGGGTTTGTTCGCGCCGCCGCTGGGTGTGGGTTATTACGCGGCGTGTGCGATTGGGCGCGTCAGTCCGGATGAGGGCATTGGGCCTATCGTTGGTTATTTGGTGGCCTTACTGATTGGCACGATTGTGGTGGCCTTTGTACCTTGGCTTTCAATTGGCTTTCTTTGA
- a CDS encoding TRAP transporter substrate-binding protein, with translation MTISRRQLLASASALSLPTLAMHSAFAQKAQFTLKYGNNLPVTHPMNTRAAEMAAKINAESKGRIDFQVYPNNQLGNDTDMLSQVRSGAMDFFTLSPLILGTLVPAAQISGVGFAFKDYSQVWAAMDGDLGAHVRKEISATSSVFAFEKIWDNGYRQITTSTKPINTPEDLKGMKIRIPPSPFWVSMFKAFESSPATINFAEVYSSLQTKVVDAQENPLAIISTAKLNEVQKYCSVTNHMWDGFWFLGNKKSFEKLPPDLQEIVTRNVNAAGLLERADVLALNDGLQASLKAKGMLFNNTDAALFRSKLRSAGFYADWNKKFGEAPWALLEKYTGKLA, from the coding sequence ATGACAATTTCTCGCCGTCAATTACTCGCTAGCGCTTCTGCTCTTAGCTTGCCGACTTTGGCCATGCATTCTGCCTTTGCGCAAAAAGCACAGTTCACCTTAAAGTATGGCAACAACTTGCCAGTCACCCATCCCATGAATACGCGCGCCGCTGAGATGGCCGCCAAGATCAACGCCGAGTCCAAGGGCCGAATTGATTTTCAGGTCTACCCGAATAATCAGCTTGGTAATGACACCGATATGCTGTCCCAAGTGCGCTCTGGCGCCATGGATTTTTTCACCCTCTCACCGCTGATTTTGGGCACCTTGGTGCCGGCTGCGCAAATTAGCGGCGTGGGTTTTGCTTTTAAAGATTACAGCCAAGTGTGGGCGGCAATGGATGGTGACTTAGGCGCCCATGTGCGCAAGGAAATTTCCGCTACGTCTTCGGTGTTTGCGTTTGAAAAAATTTGGGATAACGGTTACCGCCAAATCACTACCAGCACCAAGCCAATCAATACGCCGGAAGACCTCAAGGGAATGAAAATTCGTATTCCGCCTAGTCCGTTTTGGGTCTCCATGTTTAAGGCTTTTGAGTCCTCACCAGCGACGATTAATTTTGCTGAGGTTTACTCATCGCTGCAAACCAAAGTCGTCGATGCGCAAGAAAATCCACTGGCTATTATTTCAACCGCCAAACTTAATGAAGTACAAAAATACTGCTCTGTGACCAACCACATGTGGGATGGGTTTTGGTTTTTAGGCAATAAAAAATCGTTTGAAAAACTACCGCCTGACTTACAAGAAATCGTCACCCGCAACGTCAATGCAGCGGGCTTGTTAGAGCGTGCCGATGTGCTGGCCTTAAATGACGGACTGCAAGCGAGTCTTAAAGCCAAGGGCATGCTGTTTAACAACACTGACGCAGCGCTGTTTCGCAGCAAGCTGCGCAGCGCTGGGTTTTATGCTGACTGGAATAAAAAATTCGGTGAAGCGCCTTGGGCGCTGCTGGAGAAATACACCGGCAAACTCGCGTGA
- a CDS encoding AMP-binding protein, protein MSGLTLAGMPQGLDRVMNLGNLLTQTARKYPSRPGLIRGEISHTWAQINARVDALARHFQTLGVQPGDRILVQLVNGLALFESAWVAFKLGAVWVPVNYRLTPPEVAFIARSSGAVLMLSQSIFAAHVELAQLEAPQLREVLWADQNDYAVIASKAGESFVAAEVTSQHPLWFFFTSGTTGRPKAAVLTHGQLAFVVTNHLADLLPGLTQNDCSLVLAPLSHGAGIHALLNVARGAASVLLETESLNCAAAFAAIEKHRVGNMFTVPTILKRLAQDPAAHDFDHSSLKHVIYAGAPMYQADRQRALATFGPVLVQYFGLGEVTGNITVLRADEHAGEAPVGSCGTARTGMEVAILDAQCQPQAVGVEGEICTRGPAVFAGYWDNPEATAAAFRGGWFHTSDLGVMDARGFISITGRSSDMYISGGSNVYPLEIEDALLQLPSIAEAAVFGLADAQWGEVGVAVLVARGTAPNSAAVLAHLQTCLARYKLPRHIVFWDELPKSAYGKLVKKDIRALYLRDVSAI, encoded by the coding sequence ATGTCCGGACTCACGCTCGCCGGTATGCCGCAAGGCTTGGATCGGGTCATGAATCTGGGGAATTTACTCACCCAAACAGCGCGCAAATATCCGTCACGGCCGGGCTTGATTCGGGGAGAAATCAGTCACACATGGGCGCAAATTAATGCGCGTGTCGATGCCTTAGCAAGGCATTTTCAAACCCTTGGCGTGCAGCCCGGCGACCGTATTTTGGTGCAGTTGGTTAACGGTTTGGCGCTGTTTGAATCGGCTTGGGTCGCGTTTAAATTGGGTGCAGTTTGGGTGCCGGTGAACTACCGCTTGACGCCGCCGGAAGTGGCTTTTATTGCGCGCTCAAGCGGCGCAGTATTGATGCTTTCGCAATCGATATTTGCCGCTCATGTTGAGCTGGCACAGCTTGAGGCGCCACAACTGCGTGAAGTGTTGTGGGCGGATCAAAACGACTATGCCGTCATTGCGTCAAAAGCCGGGGAAAGCTTTGTTGCCGCTGAGGTGACGTCGCAGCATCCGCTGTGGTTCTTTTTTACTTCTGGCACTACTGGCAGGCCCAAAGCTGCCGTCCTCACGCACGGGCAATTGGCTTTTGTGGTGACTAATCATTTGGCCGATTTACTGCCGGGTTTGACTCAAAATGATTGCTCGCTGGTGTTGGCGCCGCTGTCCCACGGGGCGGGTATTCATGCGCTGCTTAATGTGGCGCGCGGCGCGGCCAGTGTGCTGCTAGAAACGGAGAGCCTCAATTGCGCAGCCGCATTTGCGGCGATTGAAAAACACCGCGTGGGCAATATGTTTACCGTGCCCACCATACTCAAACGCTTGGCGCAAGACCCGGCTGCGCATGACTTTGATCACAGCAGTTTGAAACATGTGATCTATGCCGGAGCGCCCATGTATCAAGCCGATAGACAGCGCGCGTTAGCGACTTTTGGGCCGGTGTTGGTGCAGTATTTTGGCCTCGGTGAAGTCACCGGAAACATCACCGTGTTGCGCGCTGATGAGCATGCGGGCGAGGCGCCAGTAGGCAGTTGCGGTACCGCGCGAACTGGCATGGAAGTGGCGATTCTCGATGCGCAATGCCAGCCGCAAGCCGTCGGCGTAGAAGGTGAAATCTGCACCCGTGGGCCGGCCGTTTTTGCGGGCTACTGGGACAATCCTGAAGCCACCGCAGCGGCGTTTCGTGGTGGCTGGTTTCACACCAGTGACTTGGGTGTGATGGATGCGCGCGGTTTTATAAGTATTACTGGGCGCAGCTCAGACATGTATATCTCAGGCGGCTCCAACGTCTATCCGCTGGAGATTGAAGACGCTTTGTTGCAGTTGCCCAGCATCGCAGAAGCTGCGGTTTTTGGCCTTGCTGATGCACAGTGGGGTGAGGTCGGTGTGGCGGTATTGGTGGCGCGCGGCACAGCACCAAACAGCGCCGCCGTGCTGGCACATTTGCAAACCTGTTTAGCGCGCTACAAGTTGCCGCGTCACATTGTATTTTGGGATGAGTTACCCAAAAGTGCTTACGGAAAATTAGTTAAAAAAGATATTCGCGCTTTGTATTTGCGCGATGTATCAGCCATTTAG